One segment of Ipomoea triloba cultivar NCNSP0323 chromosome 12, ASM357664v1 DNA contains the following:
- the LOC115999574 gene encoding uncharacterized protein LOC115999574, which produces METGMTSGLAEACEALVIADDAEGVIVEVDGDDEAQGFLDFRYSAVGRVVTDRTIKLVVFRDVMAKAWRPVRGVNIRELGSNRFLFTFFHEKDIARVLNEGPWTFDQNLVLLRRLENGDDPRSLELSLATFWIQVHSLPLGFMSERVAKIIGNFVGSFVAADPRNFEGGVKSFMRVRVTVDVSKPLKKRMKMKRPGGEWFWVDFRYERLPSFCFSCGVIGHADKFCPVSIDLPDAGGEKPYGVWLRAGGRRGVAVPVNKWLVLDSPAGMGGGARGNFETVTNDEHLLSGNNAAVSGERGTGKAVHESEGRDMNAALNDNDGVVRDMNAALNDNDGVVIFEQKRRRVGDESEEGVTKANWASPMMVEENSFEEVGSGSQAHRVQ; this is translated from the coding sequence ATGGAGACTGGTATGACGAGCGGTTTGGCGGAGGCGTGTGAAGCCCTGGTTATTGCTGATGATGCGGAAGGTGTGATAGTCGAAGTTGACGGTGACGATGAGGCCCAAGGGTTTCTTGACTTTCGTTACTCGGCGGTTGGCCGAGTTGTGACAGATCGCACGATCAAGTTGGTTGTTTTTCGTGATGTTATGGCTAAGGCGTGGCGTCCAGTTAGGGGAGTGAATATTCGTGAGTTGGGTTCAAATCGTTTTCTTTTTACGTTCTTTCATGAAAAGGATATTGCTAGGGTGTTGAATGAAGGTCCGTGGACCTTCGACCAGAATTTGGTGTTGTTACGGCGTTTGGAGAATGGGGATGACCCAAGGAGTCTGGAACTTAGTCTGGCAACTTTTTGGATTCAGGTTCATAGCCTTCCTTTAGGATTTATGTCTGAAAGGGTGGCAAAAATCATTGGGAATTTTGTGGGGAGTTTTGTGGCTGCTGATCCTCGGAATTTTGAGGGCGGGGTGAAGTCTTTCATGCGCGTTCGCGTCACTGTGGATGTGTCTAAGCCATTGAAGAAGCGTATGAAAATGAAGAGACCTGGAGGTGAGTGGTTCTGGGTGGACTTTCGCTATGAGCGGTTGCCTTCTTTTTGTTTCTCATGTGGCGTCATTGGTCACGCGGATAAATTTTGCCCGGTAAGTATTGACTTGCCGGACGCTGGGGGGGAGAAGCCGTATGGTGTGTGGTTACGGGCGGGTGGCAGGAGGGGAGTGGCGGTTCCGGTAAACAAGTGGTTGGTATTGGATTCGCCGGCGGGGATGGGCGGTGGTGCAAGGGGAAATTTTGAAACGGTCACTAATGATGAGCATTTATTGTCTGGTAATAATGCGGCTGTTTCGGGGGAGAGGGGAACTGGTAAGGCGGTGCATGAGAGTGAGGGAAGGGATATGAATGCTGCGTTAAATGACAATGATGGGGTGGTTAGGGATATGAATGCTGCGTTAAATGACAATGATGGGGTGGTTATTTTTGAGCAGAAAAGACGTCGGGT